From Xylanibacillus composti, a single genomic window includes:
- a CDS encoding DMT family transporter has product MAYLYLFVAIFLETTAAVTTRFTDRFTVLVPTIITIFFAVSSYIMFSLSLKRGMNIGFGYAVWAGIGVLSVALIGVTFLNDPLTGTQMIGVLLVIAGLVAVQLGGGDNREREKSDHAH; this is encoded by the coding sequence ATGGCATACTTATATCTTTTTGTCGCTATTTTTTTGGAAACGACTGCGGCCGTAACCACACGCTTTACGGATCGTTTTACGGTGCTCGTTCCAACTATTATCACGATCTTTTTTGCCGTGTCGTCTTATATCATGTTTTCATTGAGTCTTAAGCGCGGGATGAACATCGGGTTTGGCTATGCGGTTTGGGCGGGAATCGGCGTCCTCTCGGTCGCACTTATCGGAGTGACGTTCCTGAACGATCCATTGACAGGTACTCAGATGATAGGCGTGTTACTCGTAATTGCGGGTCTTGTCGCTGTCCAACTTGGTGGCGGTGACAACAGAGAACGAGAAAAATCGGACCACGCGCATTAA